The sequence below is a genomic window from Humulus lupulus chromosome 3, drHumLupu1.1, whole genome shotgun sequence.
ggaatatgcgagggtcatgggcataaaagttctAGCCCTACATCTTAGGCCTCTATGTATATtatacgtgcaaatccgaggagtgtagagggtgatacagtcaaaatactgagggatgtacgaatataaggcaaaaacttgtgaaaatttccaacaaaaacaggaattttttttcaaatgttgatttaaggctctgtttcaactccaataaatgcatttgcccatgagatctcatggggaaaaatatcgaaagagttaaacacgagtgtaatacatttatgagaaattagtgaaatctccaattaaccgaaggggtacccctttcacaattcttcgatttctccaaaAAGAATTGGAGcgatgttttgaaagtgaatattaaggaatatgcgagggtcatgggcacaaaagttgtagcccttcgtcttaggcttctatgtataaaatatcgtgcaaatctgaggtgtgtagaggttgatacggtcaaaatactgagggatgtacgaagaTAAgacaaaaacttgtgaaaattgccaactaaaagaggaaatttttttctaatgttgatttaaggctctgtttcaactccaatagatgcatttgcccATGAAATCTcatgggaaaaaatatcgaacgagttgaacacgagtgtaatacatttatgagaaattagtgaaatctccaactccccaaaggggtacccctttcaaaaaatttcgatttctctaatatgtattggAGCAATATTTTGAAAGGGAATTCTAAGGAATAtgctagggtcatgggcacaaaggTACTAGTCCTTGgacttaggcttctatgtataaaatatcatgcCAATCCGAggagtgtagagggtgatacggtcaaaatactgatgGATGTACGAATATCAGgctaaaacttgtgaaaattgccaacaaaaagaggaaatttttttcaaatgttgatttaaggctccgtttcaactccaacagatgcattttcccatgagatctcatggggaaaaatatcaaacgagttgaacacgagtgtaatacatttttgagaaattagtaaaatctccaattaaccaaaggggtacccctttcagaaatcttcgatttctttaTTATGAATTGGAGcgatattttgaaagtgaatactaaggaatatgctagggtcatgggcacaaaagttgtatccctacgTCTTcgacttctatgtataaaatatcatgcaaatccgaggagggtagagggtgatacggtcaaaatactgagggatgtacttatataaggcaaaaacttgtgaaaattgccaacaaaaagaggaaatttttttcaaatgtatatttaaggctccgtttcaactccaatagatgcatttacccatgagttctcatggggaaaaatatcgaacgagttcaacacgagtgtaatacatttatgagaaattagtgaagtctccaattcaccaaaggggtacccctttcagaaatcttcgattccTCTATTATGAATTGGAGCGATGTTtttaaagtgaatactaaggaatatgcgagggtcatgggcacaaaagttctagccctacgTCTTCCGCTTCTATGTAtgaaatatcgtgcaaatccgaggaGTGTAGAGGTTGATACGGTCAAAATATTGAGGGATGTACttatataaggcaaaaacttgtgaaaattgccaacaaaaaggggaaatttttttcaaatgttgatttaaggctccgtttcaactccaatagatgcattttcccatgagatctcatggggaaaaatatcaaacgagttgaacacgagtgtaatacatttattagaaattagtgaaatctccaatttaccataggggtacccctttcagaaaaatttgatttctacaatatgaattcAGTCATTATTTTGAGAGTGAATACAAGGAAATCTGCGAAGGTAATGAATatgaaagttgtagccctatatcttaggcttctatgaaAAAACTTTCGTGAAAATTCGTGGGTTGTAGAGGTCGATACGAcgtaaatactgagagatgtacgaatataagggaaaaacttgggaaaattgcctacgaaatttggaaaaaatttcaaatgtggGATTAAGGATCCGTTTCAtctcaaatagaagcatttacccttgagatgtcatggtggaaaatatcgaacgattagaacacgagtgtaatacattacaaagaaattagtgaaatctccaatttaccaaaggggtacccctttcataaaaattcgatttctacaatatgaattcAGGCATTATTTTGAGAGTTAATATGAGGAAATCTGCGATtataatgaatatgaaatttgtATCCCTATATCTTAGTCTTCTATGAAAAAACTTTGTTGTAAATTCGAGGGTTGTAGAGGTCGATACGAcgaaaatactaagagatgtacgaatataagggaaaaacttgcgaaaattgcctacgaaatttggaaaaaatttcaaatgtgggctaaatgctccgtttcaactcaaatagaagcatttacccatgagatgtcttGGTGGAAAATATTGAAagagtagaacacgagtgtaatacattacggtGAAATTAGTGAagtctccaatttaccaaaggggtccCCCTTTCAcaaaaattcgatttctataatttgaattcaggcattattttgaaagtgaatacgagTAAATCTATGAAGGTAATGAAtaggaaagttgtagccctatttcttaggattctacgtataaaatttcgtgcaatttcgaGGGTTGTAGAGGTCGATACGacgaaaatactgagagatgtacgaatataagggaaaatcttgcgaaaattgcctacgaaatgtggaaattttttcaaatatgggcttaaagctccgtttcaactcaaatagaagcatttacccatgagatgtcatggtggaaaatatcgaacgagtagaacacgagtgtaatacattacggagaaattagtgaaatctccaatttaccaaaggggtacccctttcagaaaaattcgatttctactatatgaattcaggcattattttgaaagtgaatacgagGAAATCTACGATGGTATTGAAATGCAAAGTTATAGCGCTATATCTTtgccttctatgtataaaatttcgtgcaatttcgaGGTATGTAGAGGTtgatacgaccaaaatactgagtgatgtacaaatataaggaaaaaacatgtgaaaattgccttcggaatgtggaaattttttcaaatgtggactgaATATTAcgtttcaactcaaatagaagcatttgcccatgagatgtCATGAtagaaaatatcgaacgagtagaacacgagtgtaatacttttcagagaaattagtgaattctccaatttaccaaaggggtacccctttcagaaaaatttgatttctacaatatgaattcatgcattattttgaaagtgaatacgagGAAATCTGTGAAGGTATTGAATTGGAAAGGTGTACCGCTATATCAtcggcttctatgtataaaatttcgtgcaatttcaAGGTGTGTAGAGGTCTATACGACCAAAATATTGAgtgatgtacaaatataaggaaaaaacttgcgaaaattgccttcgaaatgtggaaaattttcaaatgtggacttaaggctccgtttaaACTCAAGTataagcatttacccatgagttGTCATGGTGGAAAATTCCGAACGAtttgaacacgagtgtaatacttttcagagaaattagtgaaatctccaatttaccaaaggggtaccccttttagaaatatttgatttctacaatatgaattcagaacttattttgaaagtgaatacgagGAAATCTGCGAAGGTAATGAATAGGAAAGTTGTAACCCTAtttcttaggattctacgtataaaattccGTGCAATTTCGAGGAGTGTAGAGGTCGATACgaccaaaatagtgagagatgtacaaatatatgggaaaaacttgcgaaaattgccttcgaaatgtggaaattttttcaaatgtggacttaatgCTCTGTTTCTactcaaatagaagcatttacccatgagatgtcatggtggaaaatatcaaacgagtagaACACGGGTGTAATGcttttcggagaaattagtgaaatctccaattaaccaaaggggtacccctttcagaaatattttatttctacaatatgaattaaggcattattttgaaagtgaatacaaGAAAATTGTGAATATAATGAATAGGAAAGTTgaagccctatatcttaggcttctatgtataaaatttcgtgcaatttcgaggtgtgtagaggtcaatacgaccaaaatactgagagatgtacaaatataaggggAAAACTTGCGGAAATTGCCTTCGAAATGtagaaattttttcaaatgtggattGAAGGATAcgtttcaactcaaatagaagaatttacccatgagatgtcatggtagaaaatatcgaacgagtagaacacgagtttATAACATTACCAAGAAATTAGTGGAATCTCCCATTTGCCAAAGGGGTACCCCTCtaagaaaaattcgatttctactagatgaattcaggcattattttgaaagtgaatacgagGAAATCTACGAAGTTATTGAAttggaaagttgtagccctatatcttaggcttctatgtataaaatttcgcgtaATTTCGAAGTGTGTAGAGGTCGATACGacgaaaatactgagagatgtacgaatataagggaaaaaatTGCGAAAATTTCCTACgaaatgtggaaattttttcaaatgtgggcttaaggctccgtttcaactcaaatagaagcatttacccttgacatgtcatggtggaaaatattgaacgagtagaacatgagtgtaatacattacagagaaattagtgaaatctccaatttaccaaaggggtacccctttcagaaaaattcgatttctactaTATGAATTCATGCAtcattttgaaagtgaatacgagGAAATCTGCGATGGTATTTAATTGGAAAGTTGTAGCGCTATATCTTtgccttctatgtataaaatgtcgTGCAATTTGTAGGTGTGTAGAGGTCGATACGACCAAAATTCTGAGAGAtttacaaatatatgggaaaaacttgcgaaaattgccttcgaaatgtggaaattttttcaaatgtggacttaaggctctgtttcaactcaaatagaagcatttgcccatgagatgacatggtggaaaatatcgaatgagtagaagacgagtgtaatacattaccgagaaattagtgaaatctccaaattaccaaaggggtacccctttcagaaaaatttgatttctacaatatgaattcaggcattattttgaaagtgaaattGAGGAAATCTGTGAAGGTAATGAATAGAAaggttgtagccctatatcttaggcttctatgtatacaATTTTGTGCtatttcgaggtgtgtagaggtcgatACAACCAAAATTCTGAgtgatgtacaaatataagggaaaCACTTGCGCAAATTGCCTTCGAAATGTGGAAAtattttcaaatgtggacttaaggctccatttcaactcaaatagaagcatttacccatgagatgtcgtGGTGGAGAATCTCGAACGAGTAGAACatgagtgtaatacatttcggagaaattagtaaaatcaCCAATttaccgaaggggtaccccttttagaaaaaaaattagatttctacaatatgaattcaagcaTTATTTAGAAAATGAATACGAGGAAATCTTCGAAGGTAATGAATttgaaagttgtagccctatatcttaggcttctatgtataaaatgtcgTGCAATTTCGATGTGTGTAGAGGTCGATATGACCAAAATTTTGAGAGATGTACAAAAATAAGTGAAAAACTTGCGGAAATTGCCCTCGAAATGtagaaattttttcaaatgtggacttaaggatacgtttcaactcaaatagatgcatttacccatgagatgtcatggTAGAAAATATCGAACAAGTAGAACACGAGTGTATTACATTaccgagaaattagtgaaatctccactttaccaaaggggtacccctttcagaaaaattcgatttctactatatgaattcaggcattattttgaaagtgaatacgagGAAATCTACAAAGTTATTGAAttggaaagttgtagccctatatcttaggcttctatgtataaaatttcgcgtaATTTCGAAGTGTGTAGAGGTTGATACGacgaaaatactgagagatgtacgaatataagggaaaaacttgcgaaaattgcctacgaaatgtggaatttttttcaaatgtgggcttaaggctccgtttcaactcaaatagaagcatttacccatgagatgtcatggtggaaaatatctaacgagtagaacacgagtgtaatacattacggagaaattagtgaaatctccaatttaccaaaggggtaccccttttagaaaaattagatttctacaatatgaattcaagcattattttgaaagtgaatacgagGAAATCTTCGAAGGTAATGAATatgaaagttgtagccctatatcttaggcttctatgtataaaatatcgttcAATTTCGATGTGTGTTGAGGTCGATACGACCAAAATTATGAGGGATGTacaaatataagaaaaaaacttgcgaaaattatCTTCGAAATGtagaaattttttcaaatgtagacTTAAGGATACGTTTCAACTCAAATAACATGGAAGAATGCTTATTACGCAAGCTTTCCACTTACGCAAGTTGACAATGTCAAATAACATTGTTAAAGaattacatttttaacatttcgaattttttaaaaaataacattattcCAAGTGGACAAtatggaattaaggctccgtttcaaatgtggaattaaggctttccaattttttaacattttttaagAGACTATACCACTTGCGTATCTTACTTGCAGCTACTGGCCCTTACCAAATTCAGCCATTGATGGACACCTTTTTTATTCGTCCATTTTGGGAGTGTTGTCTTCCAAAGTGATGTTTGTGAGCAATAAGATTGGATGAGTGCGCATGAGATACAATTACAATATCCAAGAGAAGGGATAATCATAAAAGGAATACGAGTTACtataaatttgaaaatatgtCGGCGGGTTAGTCTTaattttaatcaatatttaatcaataaaattgataattaaattaatgaaACATTCATTATTAACTGTAATTTACTCTTTTCCCAATTTACATTTTGAACTAAAGGACAAGTATATACATATCAGCTCATCAATCTACCTTAAGCCGAAGTAGTGCTTCAACCTTATCTTCAGTTGGTCAAAAAAAATTAGTCAACAATGTAGTGCGGCACTAGCTGTCTTCTTTCCCATAATTGCTATAGCTTGTCTCCTTTATAGCAACTCTAATAGTGGTTACCACAAAAGTGGTTTAACATGTTGAAATAAtcctaaaatataattttttattttctctttcattcacattatttttggcaatttttttcataaaaatgttTCAATGCGAAGCTACTCCAAAAATTGTCAATTATAACtccatatattattatttaatatattattttgtaaaaaatattttatttatatatataattaataaaaaaaaaaagtaccgTTGCCACTGAAAACAACGATACCTTAATTTTGTTCAAACTATAAAATGGTGTGTTGTCAAAAAATGATCAACAGCCACCTTGACGATAACGTCCGTTGGTGATGCTCTTATGGGCCCAATACAAACCCTATAAACCCAAACATTTTAATCATCAAATTCAAATTTCTCACTCAATATAATGCAGATCCAGAACTTATTAATTCTAATCTTCCTCCTCACTTATCTCCACTACTATCCTTGTCACTCCGAGCTCTGCCATCCCGAAGATAAGAGAGTCCTTCTCCAAATCAAACAAGCCTTCAACAACCCACGTGTCTTCTCCAGATGGGACCCAAAAACCGACTGCTGCGTTGACTGGACAGACACCCTCAAATGCGATGAAACGACACACCGTATCACCTCCTTCATGCTCCTCTCGGGGGACCTCTCGGGACCGATTCCCTCCCAATTCGGAGACCTACCGTACCTCGATGTCTTGTGGCTTCACAAGCAACCCAATCTCACCGGACCTATCCCACGAGCCCTATCCAAGCTCACCAAGCTCAGGTTCCTTGTCGTTAGCTGGGCCAATCTCTCGGGACGGGTCCCGGACTTTCTTAGCGAGATGAAAAATCTCGAACACATACAACTCTCTTTCAACAATCTCACTGGACCGATCCCGGGATCGCTCTCGCAGCTACCAAAACTCACAGGGCTTAGCCTGGACCGAAACAAACTAACAGGAACAATACCAGACTCGTTTGGAGAATTCCAAGGCAAGAGCTTTTACCTTGTGCTGTCCCACAATCAACTTTCCGGTACAATACCAGTCTCGTTGGGGAATATGCTGGAATTCAACCACGTGGACCTGTCTCGGAACAATCTCGAAGGTGATGCGTCTGTTTTCTTCGGTTTGAACAAGAAGACGTTGCAGTACGTGGACTTTTCAAGGAATTTATTGGAGTTCGACCTGTCCAACGTTGAGTTTCCGGAGAACTTGTTTTGGTTAGATCTTAACCATAATAAGATAAGAGGGAGTCTTCCGGTTGGGTTGACCTCACTCAAGTATTTTCAGTTTATGAATGTGAGTTACAAC
It includes:
- the LOC133821722 gene encoding polygalacturonase inhibitor-like, giving the protein MQIQNLLILIFLLTYLHYYPCHSELCHPEDKRVLLQIKQAFNNPRVFSRWDPKTDCCVDWTDTLKCDETTHRITSFMLLSGDLSGPIPSQFGDLPYLDVLWLHKQPNLTGPIPRALSKLTKLRFLVVSWANLSGRVPDFLSEMKNLEHIQLSFNNLTGPIPGSLSQLPKLTGLSLDRNKLTGTIPDSFGEFQGKSFYLVLSHNQLSGTIPVSLGNMLEFNHVDLSRNNLEGDASVFFGLNKKTLQYVDFSRNLLEFDLSNVEFPENLFWLDLNHNKIRGSLPVGLTSLKYFQFMNVSYNRLCGQIPVGGRLKSFDNTSYLHNPCLCGTPLEIC